Proteins from a genomic interval of Quercus robur chromosome 9, dhQueRobu3.1, whole genome shotgun sequence:
- the LOC126699018 gene encoding chloroplast envelope quinone oxidoreductase homolog isoform X1, giving the protein MVGKLMHAVHYTNCGGGPSDLKYVEVLVPTPKKDEVLIKVEAASLSPIDFLIQQGGAKPMFPRELPQIPGTDVAGEVVDVGSGVKNVKAGDKVIAMLGFANGGGLAEFAVAKANLTVIRPLEVSAAEGAGIPSAGLMAHQAITDSAGLKLDGTGKPTNILVTNASEGVGNYAIQLAKLGNAHVTATCAPEHIDLAKSLGADEVVDQTTPDGQALKSPSGKKYDIVIHCGEPTSWSTFEPHLASNGKIFDAKPTPSSAKAYVLKKLTFSKKLLIPVLLSCKAENMDFLVKLVKEGKMKTVIDSKYSLSNHEDAWAKNAENKVFGKIILEP; this is encoded by the exons ATGGTAGGCAAGCTTATGCACGCAGTTCATTACACTAATTGTGGTGGAGGACCCAGTGATTTAAAG TATGTTGAAGTCCTAGTTCCCACTCCAAAAAAAGATGAGGTTTTGATTAAAGTGGAAGCAGCCAGTCTTAGTCCTATTGATTTTCTGATTCAGCAGGGCGGTGCGAAGCCTATGTTTCCTCGTGAATTACCTCAAATACCtg GTACTGATGTTGCAGGAGAGGTCGTTGACGTTGGATCAGGAGTCAAAAATGTCAAAGCTGGTGACAAAGTCATAGCTATGCTTGGTTTTGCT AATGGAGGTGGACTAGCTGAGTTTGCTGTGGCTAAGGCGAACTTGACAGTAATTAGGCCATTAGAAGTTTCGGCAGCTGAAGGTGCAGGCATACCGTCTGCTGGTCTAATGGCTCACCAAGCTATCACCGACTCTGCGGGTCTCAAGCTTGATGGAACCGGAAAGCCCACAAACATTCTCGTCACTAATGCCTCAGAAGGTGTTGGTAACTATGCAATTCAACTAGCAAAGCTTGGAAATGCACATGTTACAGCAACCTGTGCACCTGAACACATTGACCTTGCCAAGAGCTTAGGTGCTGATGAGGTTGTTGACCAAACCACCCCAGATGGGCAAGCTCTGAAAAGCCCATCTGGTAAGAAATATGACATAGTGATTCATTGTGGAGAACCAACTTCTTGGTCAACTTTTGAGCCCCATTTGGCTTCAAATGGAAAGATATTTGATGCAAAGCCTACACCTAGTTCCGCTAAGGCTTATGTTCTAAAGAAACTTACTTTCTCAAAGAAGCTGCTAATTCCAGTTCTCTTAAGTTGCAAGGCTGAGAATATGGATTTTCTTGTCAAGTTAGTCAAGGAAGGGAAGATGAAGACAGTGATTGACTCTAAGTACTCGTTGAGCAATCATGAAGATGCTTGGGCAAAGAATGCTGAAAACAAAGTTTTTGGGAAGATCATTCTGGAGCCTTAG